One Chryseobacterium sp. StRB126 genomic region harbors:
- a CDS encoding tetratricopeptide repeat protein, with protein sequence MNTKIIFLSFIVAFSFSGFLFGQENYRTLVHEGNQKFDGKDYDGASSKYVEAVKSNDKDFTAHYNMGNALYKSKKYEEAKAEFEKAQQLSQTLPDKAAALHNLGNTYMQMNQPEKAADYYKKSLKQNPYSEATRKNYEIAKLKEKEKQQNKNEQNKSGQGGGSGNDQNKGEDQKGDKKDQRQDQGNGQQNEGKSDQGNPQKNQNNEGRMPKNLENQLLDKINEKEKETARRILNKNSYSMPESNEKDW encoded by the coding sequence ATGAATACTAAAATCATATTTTTATCGTTTATAGTTGCTTTCTCATTCTCAGGCTTTTTGTTTGGGCAGGAAAACTACAGAACTTTGGTTCATGAAGGCAATCAGAAATTTGACGGTAAAGACTATGACGGAGCCTCTTCTAAATATGTAGAAGCTGTAAAATCCAATGACAAAGATTTTACGGCTCATTACAATATGGGAAATGCTTTGTATAAAAGTAAAAAGTATGAAGAAGCAAAAGCGGAATTTGAAAAAGCACAACAACTTTCACAAACGCTTCCGGACAAGGCGGCTGCCCTTCATAATTTAGGAAATACCTATATGCAGATGAATCAGCCGGAAAAAGCGGCAGATTATTATAAAAAATCGCTTAAACAAAATCCTTACAGTGAAGCTACCCGTAAAAATTATGAGATTGCTAAACTAAAGGAAAAAGAAAAGCAACAAAACAAAAACGAGCAGAATAAGTCCGGACAAGGCGGCGGTAGTGGTAATGATCAGAACAAAGGTGAAGATCAGAAAGGTGATAAAAAGGATCAAAGACAGGATCAGGGAAATGGCCAGCAAAACGAAGGTAAAAGTGACCAGGGCAATCCTCAGAAAAATCAGAATAATGAGGGCAGAATGCCGAAAAATCTTGAAAATCAGCTCTTAGATAAAATAAACGAAAAAGAAAAAGAAACCGCCAGAAGAATTTTAAACAAGAATTCTTATTCGATGCCCGAAAGCAACGAGAAAGATTGGTGA
- a CDS encoding VWA domain-containing protein, translating to MSWSLGNYWYLFLLLLLPLLAFFLVRFFKWRKKKRDIFAAGQFHDHLFEKNSGFTRFFPALYLLGTLFLIFSIIDLLNGSEEVKSNQRLNNVIFMLDVSNSMNAEDIEPSRLTEAKNLMMQTMSKMKNDKIGIVIFAGQAISIMPLTTDYNSAETYIGAIETNSMKIQGTDFLKGMQAATEKFKNVSKGSRKVILLSDGEDNEGNDNAAIRLANKEGITITSVGIGTDEGAPVPVYNDGQLMGYKTDVNGSTVISKRQTEALSKMAGSTGGAYIDGNNINEAPDRIIDAINKKSSGSETLVKSQNANHYYQYFLAVSILFFFLIYIFNPKNDFNL from the coding sequence ATGAGTTGGTCTTTAGGAAATTACTGGTATTTATTTTTACTGTTGCTATTGCCGCTGTTAGCTTTCTTTTTGGTTCGTTTTTTTAAATGGAGAAAGAAAAAGAGAGATATCTTTGCTGCCGGCCAGTTTCATGATCATTTGTTTGAAAAGAATTCAGGATTTACAAGGTTTTTTCCTGCGTTATACCTGTTGGGTACGTTATTTCTGATATTTTCAATCATCGATCTTTTGAATGGATCCGAAGAGGTGAAAAGTAATCAGAGGTTGAATAATGTGATCTTTATGTTGGATGTTTCCAACTCCATGAATGCAGAAGATATTGAACCGAGTCGCCTTACAGAGGCCAAAAACCTGATGATGCAGACTATGTCGAAAATGAAGAACGATAAGATCGGAATTGTTATTTTTGCAGGTCAGGCTATATCAATAATGCCTTTAACAACAGATTATAATTCTGCGGAAACTTATATTGGGGCTATTGAAACCAACTCCATGAAGATCCAGGGAACAGATTTTCTGAAAGGAATGCAGGCAGCCACTGAGAAATTTAAAAATGTAAGCAAAGGGTCCCGAAAAGTTATATTGCTGAGTGACGGTGAAGATAATGAAGGGAATGACAATGCAGCCATAAGGCTTGCCAATAAAGAAGGAATTACTATTACCTCTGTAGGAATAGGAACGGATGAAGGAGCTCCGGTTCCTGTATACAACGATGGACAATTGATGGGCTATAAAACGGATGTCAATGGAAGTACGGTTATTTCCAAAAGACAAACTGAAGCCTTGAGTAAAATGGCAGGTTCTACAGGAGGAGCATATATTGACGGAAATAATATCAATGAGGCTCCGGACAGGATCATTGATGCTATTAATAAGAAGTCTTCAGGATCAGAAACACTGGTAAAATCACAGAATGCAAACCATTATTATCAATATTTTTTAGCGGTATCTATCTTGTTTTTCTTTTTAATTTATATTTTTAATCCCAAAAATGATTTCAATCTATAG
- a CDS encoding VWA domain-containing protein: MFSFEFYSPWFLLLFLLFIPLIIKDAGKKKRKGIKVPTIKNMGTGGSIQGILFLLKISKYIILSALIIAMARPRTFTVSQDRDDTKGVDIMLSIDVSLSMLAKDLNPDRITALKDIAVKFVQKRPNDRIGVVAYAAEAFTKVPVTSDHQVVIDEIKNLNSTGLEPGTAIGEGLSVAVNHLIKSKAKSKVIILMTDGVSNIENAIPPQLAAELAKNNNIKVYTIGIGTNGYALMPTAVDFFGDLIFTEAEVTIDENTLREIAQTTGGKYFRATSNSSLEEVYDEINQLEKSDVKVSKLYNYEEYFKIFLWIALAVLVLDALMRWVFYKILS; this comes from the coding sequence ATGTTTAGTTTTGAATTTTACAGTCCGTGGTTTTTACTGCTTTTTCTGCTGTTTATTCCTCTTATCATAAAAGATGCGGGTAAAAAGAAAAGAAAAGGTATAAAAGTTCCTACCATAAAAAATATGGGAACGGGTGGCAGTATACAAGGTATTCTTTTCTTATTGAAGATATCAAAGTATATCATTCTTTCGGCACTTATTATTGCCATGGCAAGACCCAGAACCTTTACGGTTTCACAGGACAGAGATGATACCAAAGGAGTAGATATTATGCTGTCTATTGATGTTTCACTCAGTATGCTGGCAAAAGATTTAAATCCGGATCGTATTACTGCCCTGAAGGATATTGCTGTTAAATTTGTTCAGAAACGTCCGAATGACAGGATAGGAGTAGTTGCCTATGCGGCTGAAGCATTTACCAAAGTTCCTGTTACATCAGACCATCAGGTGGTGATTGATGAGATCAAAAATCTTAATTCTACAGGTCTTGAACCGGGAACAGCCATTGGAGAAGGGCTTTCTGTTGCTGTGAATCATTTGATTAAAAGTAAGGCCAAAAGCAAGGTTATCATTCTGATGACGGACGGGGTAAGTAATATTGAAAATGCAATCCCGCCACAACTTGCGGCAGAACTGGCAAAAAATAATAATATAAAGGTATACACCATTGGTATTGGGACAAATGGTTATGCGCTGATGCCAACAGCCGTAGATTTTTTCGGAGATCTTATTTTTACTGAAGCTGAGGTAACTATCGATGAAAATACCTTGAGAGAAATTGCTCAGACTACAGGTGGAAAATATTTCAGAGCTACTTCCAACAGCAGCCTTGAAGAAGTATATGATGAGATCAATCAGTTGGAAAAATCTGATGTAAAAGTATCAAAGCTGTATAACTATGAAGAGTATTTCAAGATCTTTCTTTGGATAGCTTTGGCGGTGCTGGTACTGGATGCATTAATGAGATGGGTGTTTTATAAAATTTTAAGCTGA
- a CDS encoding BatD family protein: MKKILLILSFLVCANAFSQILSSNVEKKTIALGETNHLVIKIDNIHDEQVNSAAKNELLPFHFEETKDSIGQNANSYERKIEFAVFEEGKFTIPELEFKVGDKLLKTIPYEIEVINTAQKADQINDIMKNKEVKLDAKDYWELYKFYILAALAAIALIIAIIMIVKWGRKAKSSPVVATNQTLKELDSLKKKKYIEDGNFRSFYVELIEISRNFIAKQYHLPADVLLTDDLIDVMKKNNTISQDNEKIIEEVFLRGDLVKFAKTFPDQAVMEKDFADIRDFVKRSSKDLEFENLRKDV, translated from the coding sequence TTGAAAAAAATACTTTTAATACTATCTTTTCTAGTCTGTGCAAATGCTTTTTCACAGATATTATCCTCCAATGTAGAGAAGAAAACCATTGCTCTGGGAGAAACCAATCATCTTGTTATAAAGATTGATAATATCCATGATGAGCAGGTAAACTCTGCAGCCAAAAATGAATTGCTGCCTTTTCACTTTGAAGAAACCAAAGACAGCATTGGACAAAATGCTAATTCCTACGAAAGAAAAATAGAATTTGCCGTTTTTGAAGAAGGGAAATTTACCATTCCTGAACTGGAGTTTAAAGTAGGAGATAAACTACTAAAAACCATTCCTTACGAAATAGAAGTCATTAATACAGCGCAGAAAGCCGACCAGATTAATGATATCATGAAAAACAAGGAGGTGAAGCTTGATGCCAAAGATTATTGGGAACTGTACAAGTTTTATATTTTGGCAGCATTGGCAGCCATTGCTCTGATTATTGCTATCATTATGATTGTAAAATGGGGCAGAAAAGCGAAAAGCTCTCCAGTGGTAGCCACCAACCAAACCTTGAAGGAATTGGATTCCCTTAAAAAGAAAAAATATATTGAAGACGGTAATTTCCGTTCGTTCTATGTGGAACTGATCGAAATATCTAGAAACTTTATTGCAAAACAATATCATCTTCCTGCAGATGTTCTTTTAACAGATGACCTTATTGATGTAATGAAGAAGAACAATACCATTTCTCAGGATAATGAGAAAATTATAGAAGAAGTATTCCTGAGAGGCGATTTGGTGAAATTTGCCAAAACATTTCCGGATCAGGCAGTGATGGAGAAAGACTTTGCAGACATCAGAGACTTTGTGAAAAGATCATCCAAAGATTTAGAATTCGAAAACTTAAGAAAGGATGTTTAG
- a CDS encoding DUF58 domain-containing protein: MQIKDIVKKVKQIEIRTRKKTEAALMGQYHSAFKGQGMTFSEVRPYQFGDEIRRIDWNKTARFREPFVKVMEEERELTMMLIVDISASMNYGTKAQLKREYVAEIAASLGFSAAGNNDKVGLILFADKVYKVIPPQKGRKHILSIISNILTADYVPAESKIDKAMEYMMGIFKRKSLVFLLSDFQDEYDSKMLRVASKKHQLLGMRIYDEKDNEIPDVGYTLLYDVETGKEIWANTSSARWRYTFAEAQKQKLRALEEDFANSSASFMNVNTGSDYSKLLYNYFQKK, translated from the coding sequence ATGCAGATAAAAGATATTGTAAAAAAAGTAAAGCAGATAGAAATCCGTACCAGAAAGAAGACGGAGGCTGCTTTAATGGGGCAATATCACAGTGCCTTTAAAGGGCAGGGGATGACTTTCTCGGAAGTCCGCCCATACCAGTTTGGTGATGAGATAAGGAGAATCGACTGGAATAAAACAGCACGTTTCCGTGAGCCATTTGTAAAGGTAATGGAAGAAGAAAGGGAATTGACCATGATGCTCATAGTAGATATTTCCGCCTCTATGAATTATGGAACAAAAGCTCAGCTGAAGAGAGAATATGTTGCAGAAATTGCGGCCAGCTTAGGATTTTCAGCAGCTGGAAATAATGATAAGGTAGGATTGATTCTGTTTGCTGATAAAGTATATAAAGTAATTCCTCCTCAAAAAGGAAGAAAACATATTCTTTCCATCATCAGCAATATTCTTACGGCAGACTATGTTCCGGCAGAATCTAAAATAGATAAGGCGATGGAATATATGATGGGGATTTTTAAAAGAAAATCTTTGGTATTCCTGCTTTCAGACTTTCAGGATGAATATGACTCTAAAATGCTGAGAGTGGCATCCAAGAAACATCAGCTGTTAGGAATGAGGATTTATGATGAAAAAGACAATGAAATTCCTGATGTAGGGTACACCTTGCTGTATGATGTGGAAACAGGAAAAGAAATATGGGCCAATACTTCCAGTGCAAGATGGAGATATACCTTTGCAGAAGCTCAGAAACAGAAATTAAGAGCGTTGGAAGAAGATTTTGCCAATAGTTCGGCAAGTTTTATGAATGTAAATACCGGTTCGGATTATTCAAAATTGTTGTATAATTATTTTCAGAAAAAATAA
- a CDS encoding GNAT family N-acetyltransferase, translating to MSDVIIRKAVQEDCASMLELIKELAEYEKALHEVTVTLDEFTEDGFGNSPVWGAFVAELDGEIVGISLYYDRYSTWKGRRLYLEDLVVTEKMRGKQIGKLLFDATVEYGKSNAYSGMVFQVLNWNEPAISFYKKYSPKFDDEWLNVSIEFK from the coding sequence ATGAGTGATGTTATAATCAGAAAAGCAGTTCAGGAAGACTGTGCTTCCATGTTGGAATTAATTAAAGAGCTGGCAGAATATGAAAAAGCATTACATGAAGTAACGGTAACTCTGGATGAGTTTACGGAAGATGGATTTGGGAACTCTCCGGTTTGGGGCGCTTTTGTTGCAGAATTGGATGGTGAAATTGTAGGGATCTCATTATATTATGATCGATATTCAACATGGAAAGGGAGAAGACTTTATCTTGAAGACCTGGTAGTCACAGAAAAAATGAGAGGAAAACAGATTGGGAAACTTCTGTTTGATGCCACAGTGGAATATGGAAAATCAAATGCATACAGCGGAATGGTTTTTCAGGTGTTAAACTGGAACGAACCAGCCATCAGTTTTTATAAAAAATACAGTCCAAAGTTTGATGACGAATGGTTGAATGTGTCTATTGAGTTTAAGTAG
- a CDS encoding AAA family ATPase translates to MSDTYQAEDLRQLTEKVKEKNYLFSLLRQEINKVIIGQEYMVDRLLVGLLGNGHVLLEGVPGLAKTLAIKTLADAVHGDFSRIQFTPDLLPADVVGTMIFNIKDNDFSIKKGPVFANFVLADEINRAPAKVQSALLEVMQEKQVTIGDETMKLPKPFLVLATQNPIDQEGTYLLPEAQSDRFMLKCTIDYPAFEDERQVMRMVSTSHQPTVKPVIALQDIVDAKELINQIYLDEKIEKYILDMVFATRYPENYGLSELKNYISFGASPRASINLAIASRAYAFLKGRAFVIPEDVKALAKDVLRHRMGLTFEAEAEEITTEEIINRILAKIQAP, encoded by the coding sequence ATGTCAGATACATATCAAGCCGAGGATCTCCGTCAGTTGACGGAAAAAGTAAAAGAAAAAAACTACTTATTTTCTCTTCTGAGACAGGAAATCAACAAGGTGATTATTGGGCAGGAATACATGGTAGACCGTCTATTGGTTGGGCTTTTAGGGAATGGCCACGTGCTTCTTGAAGGAGTACCGGGACTGGCAAAAACCCTGGCGATAAAAACCCTGGCAGATGCAGTTCATGGAGACTTTTCAAGAATTCAGTTTACCCCGGATTTACTTCCTGCAGATGTAGTGGGAACCATGATTTTCAATATTAAAGACAATGATTTTTCTATAAAAAAAGGTCCGGTATTTGCGAATTTCGTTCTTGCGGATGAGATTAACCGTGCTCCTGCAAAAGTACAGTCTGCGCTTTTAGAAGTGATGCAGGAAAAGCAGGTAACGATTGGTGACGAAACCATGAAACTTCCAAAACCATTTTTGGTACTGGCTACCCAGAACCCGATCGACCAGGAAGGAACGTATCTGTTGCCGGAAGCACAAAGTGATCGTTTTATGCTGAAGTGTACCATTGATTATCCTGCTTTTGAAGATGAAAGACAGGTGATGAGAATGGTTTCCACTTCCCATCAACCCACAGTGAAACCGGTGATTGCACTTCAGGATATTGTTGATGCAAAAGAGTTGATTAATCAGATCTATTTAGATGAAAAAATAGAAAAATATATTCTGGATATGGTTTTTGCAACCCGCTATCCTGAAAACTACGGATTATCTGAACTTAAAAACTATATCAGTTTTGGAGCTTCTCCAAGAGCATCCATTAACCTTGCTATTGCTTCAAGAGCCTATGCGTTTTTAAAAGGAAGAGCTTTTGTAATTCCTGAAGATGTAAAAGCATTGGCCAAAGATGTACTGAGACATAGAATGGGCTTAACCTTTGAAGCAGAAGCAGAAGAAATCACAACAGAAGAAATCATTAACAGAATTTTAGCAAAAATCCAGGCGCCATAA
- a CDS encoding peptide-N-glycosidase F-related protein, which produces MYKRLFFASLFITGLFKSQTTTVTNLISDAVYYDGYANTTTEPVPSGLIRLGNTKYARKLTDAELNSFKAKIAMRVTIGALCDNYDRLGEVFLALVPKNQPTYTMNDANVKRIEAARYITPFMNKNRAPIEVPFTYDISNLYSVFHNTELRNAYDMYMELDVFGVPYAAQTQVAGCANRIDVFSGNLTFFSTDVGATPTDYNTLVPILSYNKLNNYNSTDTPGETVRLVTFNLPTAVTNARFFVISTPHGAGAGGEEYVRRQNYTYIDDVQVLTYTPGGISCEPFRAYNTQGNGIYQTTPATFAQWTSWNNWCPGNSVPIRGFTLPSMTAGNHTLKHTIPTAVFNGQDGDVFLSVYMQGKSNASLHVEEVKTIDVNIYPNPTTDFVNIKSKEDVTSMTLFSMDGRKLAEVYRENRINLSSYSTGIYFLNIVLKDGTTFKHKVIKK; this is translated from the coding sequence ATGTATAAAAGACTATTTTTTGCAAGTCTATTCATTACAGGCCTCTTCAAATCACAGACAACCACTGTGACGAATTTGATTTCAGATGCTGTATACTATGATGGTTATGCTAATACCACCACTGAACCCGTTCCTTCTGGCCTGATCAGGCTGGGCAATACAAAATATGCAAGAAAACTTACAGATGCAGAATTGAACTCTTTTAAGGCAAAAATTGCCATGAGAGTAACCATAGGTGCACTATGTGATAACTACGATCGTCTGGGAGAGGTATTTTTGGCTCTGGTTCCTAAAAACCAACCTACTTATACTATGAATGACGCTAATGTGAAAAGAATTGAAGCAGCCCGTTACATCACTCCCTTCATGAATAAAAACCGAGCTCCAATAGAAGTCCCATTCACTTATGACATCAGCAATCTGTACAGCGTATTTCATAATACAGAACTGCGAAATGCTTATGATATGTATATGGAACTTGATGTTTTTGGAGTACCTTATGCTGCACAGACACAAGTTGCAGGCTGTGCAAATAGAATTGATGTTTTTTCAGGAAACCTGACTTTCTTCTCAACTGACGTAGGAGCCACTCCTACAGATTACAATACATTGGTTCCTATATTAAGTTATAATAAACTCAACAACTACAACAGTACTGATACTCCAGGAGAAACAGTAAGACTTGTCACATTCAATCTTCCTACCGCTGTCACCAATGCTCGCTTTTTTGTAATCTCCACTCCGCATGGAGCTGGTGCAGGTGGTGAAGAATATGTTAGAAGACAAAACTACACCTATATAGATGATGTACAGGTATTGACCTATACTCCAGGTGGAATTTCCTGTGAACCTTTCAGAGCATATAATACACAAGGTAACGGAATCTATCAAACTACTCCTGCAACTTTTGCACAATGGACTTCATGGAACAACTGGTGCCCGGGCAACTCGGTTCCTATCAGAGGTTTTACTTTACCCTCTATGACTGCCGGAAATCACACTTTAAAACATACAATCCCTACTGCTGTTTTTAATGGACAGGATGGTGATGTATTTTTATCTGTTTATATGCAGGGGAAAAGCAATGCCTCTTTACATGTAGAGGAGGTAAAAACAATAGATGTAAATATCTATCCTAATCCTACTACTGATTTTGTCAATATAAAATCGAAAGAAGATGTCACATCCATGACCCTTTTCAGTATGGATGGAAGAAAACTGGCTGAAGTTTATAGAGAAAACAGAATCAATCTTTCATCATACAGTACTGGAATTTATTTTTTAAATATTGTTTTGAAGGATGGAACCACTTTTAAGCATAAAGTCATCAAAAAATAA
- the rlmB gene encoding 23S rRNA (guanosine(2251)-2'-O)-methyltransferase RlmB, which yields MKDDFIFGLRPVIEAIEAGKTIDKIFVQNALQGPIYAELKAILAKNKIRPNYVPIEKLNRFTRKNHQGVVAFISDVPFHKVEDLIPQLFEEGKTPFLLILDRLTDVRNFGAICRTAECVGIDAVIIPEKGAAPINSDAIKTSAGAIYNIKICKENNLAHAVDFLQQSGITVFSASEKAQKLIYDVNFTEPCAIVMGNEETGISKEVLHHSDEKIKLPIEGKTQSLNVSVACGAILYEAVRQKSLKIN from the coding sequence ATGAAAGACGATTTTATTTTCGGGCTGCGTCCCGTGATTGAAGCAATTGAAGCGGGAAAAACGATTGACAAGATCTTTGTGCAAAATGCACTTCAAGGTCCTATTTATGCTGAACTAAAAGCGATTTTAGCGAAAAATAAAATCCGTCCCAATTATGTTCCGATTGAAAAACTGAACCGTTTTACAAGAAAAAACCACCAGGGTGTGGTTGCTTTTATTTCGGATGTTCCGTTTCATAAAGTGGAGGATCTTATTCCACAATTATTTGAGGAAGGTAAAACTCCTTTCCTGTTGATTCTGGACAGACTTACAGATGTAAGAAACTTTGGAGCGATCTGCAGAACGGCAGAATGTGTAGGGATAGATGCTGTTATTATTCCTGAAAAAGGAGCAGCTCCTATCAATTCTGACGCCATTAAAACGTCTGCAGGTGCTATTTATAATATTAAGATCTGTAAGGAAAACAACCTTGCTCATGCAGTAGACTTCCTTCAACAGAGCGGAATTACTGTATTTTCAGCATCTGAAAAAGCTCAGAAACTTATCTATGATGTAAACTTCACAGAACCATGTGCTATTGTTATGGGAAATGAGGAAACAGGTATTTCTAAAGAAGTATTGCATCATTCTGACGAAAAAATAAAACTTCCTATTGAAGGAAAAACTCAATCTCTGAATGTTTCCGTAGCATGTGGAGCCATCCTTTATGAAGCGGTGAGACAGAAGAGTTTGAAAATAAATTAA
- a CDS encoding DUF6263 family protein, whose protein sequence is MKNIAAIALLSSIALVSCKKETAKITKVDPKTGKTVTVEVPADSVAKVAENPAIRDSAGIVTQTFKLEKGKTYPLTTYQRDVKTMTDPQGKSITATAESTDEMNFTVNDIKGNVYEMTLNLVSKRSSQSAQGKTVVVDTKQALPKEDDLKMIWNINKALTSNKLDMKMDTKGNVISITGFDAVYTKVTTALTPLIKDANERASVVASLKQSFNEKVLKDQFSKNLSIIPKKGVKVGEKWTTSENADPSGTIKVTSNYVLKSLGNGTAEIAVSGGIPKKTEKKAQGPITHSMSSELAQNGTIKFDESTGWITNQNINVKTTQIETISDGKQSQSMKSVSNSSVMVNPSAK, encoded by the coding sequence ATGAAAAACATAGCAGCAATAGCGCTATTATCATCTATAGCTCTGGTATCTTGTAAAAAAGAAACGGCAAAAATCACAAAAGTAGATCCTAAAACAGGAAAAACAGTAACCGTAGAAGTTCCTGCTGATTCTGTTGCAAAGGTGGCAGAAAATCCTGCTATCAGAGACTCTGCTGGAATCGTTACTCAGACTTTCAAACTTGAAAAAGGGAAAACATATCCTCTTACTACTTACCAGAGAGACGTAAAAACAATGACGGATCCTCAGGGGAAATCCATCACAGCAACTGCAGAATCTACAGATGAAATGAACTTCACTGTAAATGATATCAAAGGAAACGTTTATGAAATGACGCTTAACCTGGTTTCTAAAAGAAGCTCTCAGTCTGCACAGGGTAAAACAGTTGTGGTAGATACTAAACAAGCTCTTCCGAAAGAAGATGATCTTAAAATGATCTGGAATATCAACAAAGCGCTTACCAGCAATAAGCTTGATATGAAAATGGATACAAAAGGAAATGTGATTTCTATTACAGGTTTTGATGCTGTTTATACCAAAGTAACAACAGCTCTTACACCCTTAATTAAGGATGCCAATGAAAGAGCAAGCGTTGTAGCAAGTCTTAAGCAGTCTTTTAATGAGAAAGTATTGAAAGACCAGTTCAGTAAAAACCTTTCCATCATTCCTAAAAAAGGGGTGAAAGTAGGTGAAAAATGGACAACTTCTGAAAATGCAGACCCAAGCGGAACCATCAAGGTAACTTCAAACTATGTTTTAAAAAGCCTTGGGAACGGAACTGCTGAAATTGCTGTAAGCGGAGGAATTCCTAAGAAAACTGAAAAGAAAGCTCAGGGACCTATCACCCATAGCATGAGCAGTGAACTTGCTCAAAACGGAACCATCAAATTTGACGAAAGTACAGGATGGATTACCAACCAAAACATCAACGTAAAAACGACGCAGATAGAAACTATTTCAGACGGAAAACAATCTCAATCTATGAAGAGTGTTTCCAATTCTTCTGTAATGGTAAACCCTTCTGCAAAGTAA